In Synergistaceae bacterium, a single window of DNA contains:
- a CDS encoding SEC-C domain-containing protein translates to MKAGRNGNDPCPCGSGLKYKRCHGR, encoded by the coding sequence ATGAAAGCGGGCAGAAATGGAAATGATCCCTGTCCCTGCGGAAGCGGTCTTAAATATAAGAGATGCCACGGAAGATAG
- a CDS encoding alanine racemase, producing the protein MKNPILKIFRDPIYENTMILSRVAKERGVELWGVTKGLCGAPELGRIFIEGGCTGLADSRLDNIRKQKNSGLSCKFLLIRIPMPGEIEEILELTDSTLISSGRSLSLLEEECRLKKKNYKVIIMVEAGDLREGIMADELMKMKEQLKGLDRVRIAGAGTNLGCFGGILPSVENLSHVVRCSEIIEEMVGYPLETISIGGTTSVPMLHEGTLPEGINQIRAGSAMLRGAIAWEPFNWLKQETMEFSAEWVEIALKPSKPWGIPGFDAFGRTPYFDDNGTRLRGILAAGRQDIYPEGLLPFDPGIKILGASSDHLVCDLQNIHKPPEVGETATFRVNYAAMMTAATSPYVEKFFC; encoded by the coding sequence TTGAAAAATCCGATTCTGAAGATATTCCGTGATCCGATATATGAAAATACTATGATCCTTTCACGCGTGGCGAAAGAGCGGGGAGTGGAACTCTGGGGAGTTACAAAAGGGTTGTGCGGTGCGCCCGAACTAGGGCGGATATTTATAGAAGGCGGCTGTACAGGTTTAGCGGACAGCAGGCTGGACAATATAAGAAAACAGAAAAATTCCGGACTTAGCTGTAAATTTTTACTGATACGCATACCGATGCCCGGAGAGATCGAGGAAATTCTCGAACTGACGGATTCGACACTTATATCGAGCGGAAGATCGCTTTCTCTGCTGGAAGAGGAATGCCGTCTCAAAAAGAAAAATTACAAAGTTATCATTATGGTCGAAGCAGGGGACCTGCGCGAAGGGATAATGGCCGACGAGCTTATGAAAATGAAAGAACAGCTGAAAGGACTGGATCGTGTCAGAATAGCGGGAGCAGGAACTAACCTCGGATGTTTTGGCGGGATACTTCCTTCCGTGGAGAACCTGTCACACGTTGTAAGGTGTAGCGAGATCATTGAGGAAATGGTAGGTTATCCGCTGGAAACGATTTCAATAGGCGGAACGACAAGCGTTCCTATGCTTCATGAAGGAACTTTACCTGAAGGGATCAATCAAATACGGGCTGGCAGTGCAATGCTGAGAGGTGCGATAGCATGGGAGCCTTTCAACTGGCTCAAACAGGAAACGATGGAGTTCTCTGCCGAATGGGTCGAGATCGCGCTCAAGCCTAGCAAACCATGGGGCATCCCGGGCTTTGACGCCTTTGGACGGACACCTTATTTTGATGATAACGGAACACGCCTTCGCGGGATACTTGCCGCAGGAAGGCAGGATATCTATCCTGAGGGGTTGCTCCCTTTTGACCCCGGAATAAAAATCCTCGGAGCTTCAAGCGACCATCTCGTGTGTGATCTCCAAAACATACATAAGCCTCCCGAAGTTGGCGAAACTGCGACGTTCCGCGTCAATTATGCTGCCATGATGACCGCAGCTACATCACCTTATGTTGAGAAATTTTTTTGCTGA
- a CDS encoding saccharopine dehydrogenase NADP-binding domain-containing protein, producing MKTVLLFGAGHISGPFIDYLARKGNCKIVVADMSADNLALAARLSGCVETVQTNAAVKAGELIDRYSPGVVVSFLPPEFMPPVSKICLDKKVSMVHPAYLDESTKSMAAEIKKAGIVFAVELGLDPGIDHMSAAKTINEIHEQGGKIESFRSLCGALPAADANTNPWGYKLSWSPASLIGASKRTAKVLIDGKEILWPDGETYENVFLYEVPKLGTFEAYANADSTVYREGYNIPEAKTIYRGTLRYHGWCETICYMNEIGFFDTEVQDTKGITFAQFTARQAGSNGSPKEALCKRFGLKPWSAFILRMGWLGFFDDNLLPFDKGSARDVVSLLFAEKLAFAPEERDLVILCDEVTAIFPDGTKKMHSSVLIDFGVPGRWTSIARTTGIPPAIATRFILEGKINTPGLHLPMSKAIYKPVLDELKNEGIVLKENLISL from the coding sequence ATGAAAACAGTTCTGCTTTTTGGCGCAGGCCATATTTCGGGGCCATTCATCGATTACCTTGCCCGCAAAGGCAACTGCAAGATTGTTGTAGCTGACATGTCGGCGGACAACCTTGCATTGGCGGCGCGTCTTTCAGGCTGCGTGGAGACGGTACAGACAAATGCTGCAGTTAAAGCCGGTGAACTTATCGACCGCTATTCTCCCGGTGTAGTAGTCAGCTTTCTCCCGCCGGAGTTCATGCCGCCGGTGTCGAAGATATGCCTTGACAAAAAGGTCAGCATGGTCCACCCGGCATATCTCGACGAATCTACGAAGTCAATGGCAGCCGAGATCAAAAAAGCAGGGATAGTCTTTGCTGTAGAGCTCGGACTTGATCCGGGTATTGATCATATGTCCGCGGCTAAGACGATAAACGAGATACACGAGCAGGGCGGCAAAATAGAGTCTTTTCGTTCTCTCTGCGGTGCTCTCCCGGCAGCTGATGCCAACACGAACCCTTGGGGATACAAGCTCTCATGGTCGCCGGCAAGCCTTATCGGCGCGAGCAAGAGAACCGCAAAGGTTCTTATAGACGGAAAAGAAATACTCTGGCCGGATGGAGAAACCTACGAAAATGTCTTTCTCTATGAAGTCCCTAAACTGGGAACGTTTGAAGCATATGCTAACGCGGATTCTACCGTCTACAGAGAGGGATATAATATTCCAGAGGCGAAAACGATTTACAGAGGGACACTGCGCTATCATGGCTGGTGCGAAACTATCTGTTACATGAATGAGATAGGATTTTTTGACACTGAGGTTCAGGACACCAAGGGCATAACATTTGCTCAGTTTACTGCGCGTCAGGCAGGAAGCAACGGATCTCCGAAAGAAGCCCTCTGCAAGCGCTTTGGACTCAAGCCCTGGTCGGCCTTCATTCTACGCATGGGCTGGCTCGGATTCTTTGATGATAACCTGCTTCCTTTTGATAAGGGTTCGGCACGCGATGTTGTTTCTCTTCTTTTTGCCGAAAAATTGGCATTCGCCCCTGAAGAAAGAGATCTGGTCATACTATGCGACGAAGTTACAGCAATATTCCCAGATGGCACTAAGAAAATGCACAGTTCCGTACTGATAGACTTCGGCGTTCCCGGGAGATGGACTTCTATAGCGAGAACAACCGGAATTCCGCCGGCAATCGCCACGAGGTTCATCCTCGAAGGAAAGATAAATACACCGGGACTTCACCTACCTATGTCAAAAGCAATATATAAACCTGTCCTTGATGAACTCAAAAATGAGGGAATAGTACTCAAAGAGAACCTTATATCCCTTTAA
- a CDS encoding aspartate/glutamate racemase family protein translates to MVPSTSETEDENVNQEPCKIAILCWEAGHVPRGLVQLESLTGNSTNPNSYPFPVRFCRIKGANIETVLENPSRDVLKNMIEESKKLISEGIAAITTSCGFNAIFHKELTEALDVPVFTSSLLQVPFVHGIISPSKTVAIITAKKAALREEHLHAVGITPDIKVEILGMENSYEWNKIFTAPDEDINLEVIAKEVVDTAVRALGEHIGIGAFVLECTDLPPFAQAIRDAVRLPVYDFVTLMGIVARSIGVARPY, encoded by the coding sequence ATGGTCCCCTCTACATCAGAAACGGAGGATGAAAACGTGAATCAAGAACCATGTAAAATTGCTATCCTCTGCTGGGAAGCTGGGCATGTACCGCGAGGTCTTGTACAGCTTGAATCACTGACAGGAAACAGCACGAACCCCAATTCTTATCCTTTCCCTGTCCGTTTTTGCAGAATCAAGGGTGCAAATATAGAGACCGTCCTTGAGAATCCAAGCAGGGATGTCTTAAAAAATATGATAGAAGAATCTAAAAAACTTATATCTGAAGGTATAGCCGCTATTACCACAAGTTGTGGTTTCAACGCTATTTTTCATAAAGAACTTACGGAGGCCCTTGATGTTCCCGTATTCACATCAAGCCTGTTACAGGTTCCTTTTGTACACGGTATTATCTCCCCAAGCAAGACAGTCGCCATTATAACCGCAAAAAAGGCCGCACTGAGGGAGGAACATCTTCATGCGGTCGGTATTACGCCGGATATTAAAGTTGAGATCCTGGGCATGGAAAATTCATACGAATGGAATAAAATTTTTACGGCTCCTGATGAAGACATAAATCTTGAGGTCATAGCAAAAGAAGTCGTTGACACGGCAGTAAGAGCGTTAGGGGAACACATCGGGATAGGTGCTTTCGTACTCGAATGCACGGATCTTCCGCCGTTTGCTCAGGCAATAAGGGATGCCGTACGGTTGCCTGTATATGACTTCGTGACGCTCATGGGGATAGTTGCCCGTTCGATCGGCGTTGCGCGGCCTTATTGA
- a CDS encoding saccharopine dehydrogenase NADP-binding domain-containing protein, translated as MGQHTVLQLGYGMQGKASLVDLLKNKSVGRVIVADFADDIMSLPQRINDSRVIAAKLDIRDEKAVLDLMKQSDVVIELLPGEFALPVAKLAVRAGVNLVTAMYLFNPGEQDKTKRDAQIKEIASLDEEAKSKNMTILEEFGMDPGMDLILGWKALHELDDVKVFYSYGAGFPELKASYNPIRYKFTWSIIGVMRSYLRPARIIYGGKVVDIAADAMFDAQNMHFLKLPEFDSQLECFANGDSEAFAKILGIENTISSMGRYICRWPGTGAFWSVMAKCGFISPIPIKAGNVEIAPDAFCAALLGGQKQFYYENDERDVALIRSDVRGYKDGKPIRVILQIMDYKDLNSGLTAMQRTVGFPVSIGAQMILNGTIQNKGIVNPINAPFQPYMEELAKRGITFSRNLEEWDGNEKP; from the coding sequence ATGGGCCAGCACACTGTTTTACAGCTTGGTTACGGGATGCAGGGAAAGGCTTCACTGGTCGATCTTCTGAAGAACAAATCCGTCGGTAGAGTGATAGTTGCCGATTTTGCGGACGATATTATGTCTCTTCCACAACGCATAAATGATTCGCGTGTCATAGCTGCCAAGCTGGATATCAGGGATGAAAAAGCTGTACTTGACCTGATGAAACAATCTGACGTCGTGATAGAACTTCTTCCCGGTGAATTTGCGCTTCCTGTTGCAAAGCTTGCCGTAAGGGCCGGAGTCAATCTTGTCACGGCGATGTATCTCTTTAATCCAGGGGAACAGGACAAAACGAAAAGAGACGCGCAAATAAAAGAAATTGCCTCATTGGATGAAGAGGCAAAATCAAAAAACATGACTATTCTCGAAGAGTTCGGAATGGATCCGGGTATGGACCTTATACTCGGATGGAAGGCACTGCACGAACTCGACGATGTTAAGGTCTTCTACTCATATGGCGCGGGGTTTCCAGAACTTAAAGCCAGCTACAACCCTATCCGTTATAAATTTACGTGGTCCATTATCGGGGTCATGCGTTCATATCTGCGTCCCGCACGAATAATATACGGCGGTAAGGTTGTTGATATAGCAGCAGATGCCATGTTTGACGCCCAAAATATGCACTTTCTGAAACTGCCGGAGTTCGATTCACAGCTAGAGTGCTTTGCAAACGGTGACAGTGAAGCTTTTGCCAAGATATTAGGCATTGAGAATACGATAAGTTCGATGGGCCGTTATATCTGCCGCTGGCCAGGTACCGGAGCATTCTGGAGCGTTATGGCAAAATGCGGCTTTATCTCTCCGATCCCAATAAAGGCCGGCAATGTCGAAATAGCTCCTGACGCTTTCTGCGCCGCGCTTCTTGGCGGGCAGAAGCAGTTTTACTATGAAAACGACGAGCGCGATGTGGCGCTTATCCGCTCCGACGTCAGGGGATACAAGGATGGCAAGCCCATTCGCGTAATCCTTCAGATAATGGATTACAAAGATCTTAATTCAGGCCTGACCGCAATGCAGCGTACTGTCGGATTTCCTGTTTCTATCGGTGCGCAGATGATACTTAACGGGACTATTCAAAATAAGGGGATAGTCAATCCGATCAATGCCCCATTTCAACCGTATATGGAAGAGCTTGCAAAGAGAGGTATTACCTTCAGCAGAAATCTCGAAGAATGGGATGGAAATGAAAAACCCTAA
- a CDS encoding GntR family transcriptional regulator yields MDNAEERAYRFIINEILSGVYHPGDFLLELDLAPKLNMSRTPVSRALGRLVLEGFLNKIPKKGCYIPIPTPEDAELVFNARQVAEGEAAAMAAQNATEEEVSWLEKMLCKDTTAFENKDRELWASINEDFHLSIAKFSRNHYIEKWVQNMFGRSSIYIFYFDGFYKPSNIVIEHQTPKQHAAIVRAIREKNPEEARRLMKQHIYTTFSKLLMIQDGHSIFNN; encoded by the coding sequence TTGGATAATGCAGAAGAAAGAGCATATAGATTTATTATCAATGAGATCCTTTCAGGGGTATATCATCCTGGAGATTTCCTGCTTGAGCTGGACCTCGCTCCAAAACTCAACATGAGCCGGACTCCTGTCAGCCGCGCACTTGGCCGCCTCGTGCTGGAAGGTTTTTTGAACAAGATACCGAAGAAGGGCTGTTATATCCCGATACCTACCCCAGAAGACGCGGAATTAGTATTCAACGCGCGTCAGGTGGCGGAAGGCGAGGCCGCTGCGATGGCGGCACAGAATGCTACCGAAGAAGAAGTGTCGTGGCTTGAAAAGATGCTTTGTAAAGATACCACAGCCTTTGAGAACAAGGACAGGGAACTCTGGGCGAGCATAAATGAGGATTTTCACCTATCCATAGCTAAGTTCAGCCGTAACCACTATATCGAAAAATGGGTGCAGAATATGTTTGGGCGTTCCAGCATATATATTTTTTACTTTGATGGTTTCTACAAACCATCAAATATAGTCATTGAACATCAGACGCCAAAGCAGCACGCAGCAATAGTCAGGGCGATCAGGGAAAAGAACCCTGAAGAGGCTCGAAGACTTATGAAGCAGCACATCTACACAACATTTTCAAAACTTCTTATGATACAGGACGGGCACAGTATTTTTAACAATTGA
- a CDS encoding class II fructose-bisphosphate aldolase, with the protein MDVNSKSYQELLKKRPLNVQARFGSEAMGLVSGRDIVEAAKEVDFIVLAANARHPLVIKAVLQAAKKKNAAVLIELAKSEAGYCGSNYDNMPDLALKYSAEIGHGAVFGLHVDHYAIKSQEDVLKGVGHLCKILVNGFTSVAIDASHLDDYQNFVATRSIAGWLPTELGLEVEVGEIKGPGELSTVEEALYYVGGLNAWGIFPDYLAISNGSLHGTYDPTVGQMEGIDLKRTKEIADVIAPYGVTIAQHGISGTPLDKVSTFRKYGIRKGNVATLFQNVYFGIKMDPDTGNAITEGGAYTKEADRGISTELWNEIVAAADEKGMSRKSGDYKKLNLPFCDRILAEPKPVIDRIIDEMEWWASRFIAAFGAEGSADAVAEVMSRRPDHNATPDRKVMGQRSSYTAENAPGKGGREGKNYDD; encoded by the coding sequence ATGGATGTGAACAGCAAGTCATATCAGGAGCTGCTTAAGAAGCGCCCGCTCAATGTGCAGGCTCGTTTTGGCAGCGAGGCTATGGGACTTGTCAGTGGCCGGGATATCGTCGAGGCGGCAAAAGAAGTTGATTTTATCGTTCTTGCTGCTAACGCACGCCATCCGCTCGTTATCAAGGCAGTGCTTCAGGCAGCTAAGAAAAAGAACGCAGCCGTGCTTATTGAGCTTGCAAAATCCGAGGCAGGTTACTGCGGCTCGAATTATGACAACATGCCCGACTTGGCGTTGAAATATTCAGCAGAGATAGGACATGGTGCAGTTTTCGGACTCCACGTTGACCACTATGCCATCAAAAGCCAGGAAGACGTCCTGAAGGGTGTCGGGCATCTATGCAAAATACTGGTCAACGGATTCACATCGGTCGCTATTGATGCATCGCACCTGGATGACTATCAAAACTTTGTTGCTACCCGTTCGATAGCTGGATGGCTGCCAACGGAGCTGGGGCTTGAAGTCGAGGTCGGTGAAATAAAGGGGCCGGGCGAACTCTCAACAGTAGAGGAAGCCCTCTATTACGTGGGCGGGCTCAACGCATGGGGAATATTTCCTGACTATCTTGCAATATCTAACGGAAGCCTACACGGGACATATGACCCGACAGTGGGACAAATGGAAGGTATTGACCTCAAAAGAACAAAGGAAATAGCGGATGTGATCGCGCCGTACGGAGTAACGATAGCGCAGCACGGCATCTCCGGGACGCCTCTCGACAAAGTATCGACATTCAGAAAATATGGCATACGCAAGGGAAATGTCGCGACGTTATTCCAGAATGTATACTTTGGGATCAAGATGGATCCGGACACCGGCAACGCGATCACCGAGGGCGGAGCATACACCAAGGAAGCAGATCGCGGAATATCGACGGAGCTTTGGAATGAAATAGTTGCGGCTGCTGATGAAAAGGGGATGAGCCGCAAAAGCGGCGACTATAAAAAACTGAACCTGCCGTTCTGCGACAGGATCCTTGCAGAACCAAAGCCTGTTATCGACCGCATCATAGACGAGATGGAATGGTGGGCGTCGCGCTTCATTGCTGCCTTCGGAGCAGAGGGCAGTGCGGATGCGGTTGCAGAAGTAATGTCACGCCGTCCGGACCATAACGCCACGCCGGACCGCAAGGTCATGGGACAGCGCAGCAGCTACACCGCTGAGAACGCCCCGGGTAAAGGCGGCAGGGAAGGCAAGAACTACGACGACTAG
- a CDS encoding Glu/Leu/Phe/Val dehydrogenase encodes MAVQKRTSKNVLLDTALKNFYAAAEEMGLDEGLIEVMSRPERSISVSIPVTMDDGSVRVFEGYRVQHSTVCGPAKGGLRFHPDVNLEECEALASLMTWKCSLAGIPYGGGKGGISVNPFDLSPREREMMTRTFAARIAPFIGDWTDVPAPDVNTGGPEMVWIMDTVSKLRGHLEPGVVTGKPIAYWGSKGRTAATGLGVSICIRELLKEKGEKIEGAKIIVQGFGNVGTYNALFLHEAGAKIVGISDITGGYYCKDGIDVVAAKAFVEAHPKRILDGYTQPGLVKMSGEEILEQEALVLSPCALEGAINEKNAEKIKASYIVEGANGPITPEGDVILDRRGIIIVPDFLANSGGVIGSYFEWVQDLAGFFWTEKEYNDRLVPIMTDNFHRVWDYAQQHNVKMRRAAFLVAIKRVADGLKLKGIFL; translated from the coding sequence ATGGCCGTACAGAAACGTACTTCCAAAAATGTTCTTCTTGACACTGCGCTTAAGAATTTTTACGCAGCAGCAGAAGAGATGGGGCTCGATGAGGGCCTTATCGAAGTAATGAGCCGTCCGGAGCGCTCGATAAGCGTCTCCATCCCTGTAACGATGGATGATGGCTCGGTCAGGGTATTTGAAGGTTATCGCGTACAGCACTCTACAGTCTGTGGCCCCGCAAAGGGCGGTCTTCGCTTTCACCCCGACGTCAACCTTGAAGAGTGTGAAGCGCTGGCAAGCCTTATGACATGGAAATGTTCACTCGCCGGCATTCCTTACGGCGGAGGCAAGGGCGGCATTTCAGTAAATCCGTTTGACCTTTCACCGCGCGAGCGTGAGATGATGACACGTACCTTCGCAGCCCGCATTGCACCGTTTATCGGTGACTGGACTGACGTTCCCGCTCCAGACGTCAACACCGGCGGCCCTGAAATGGTATGGATCATGGACACAGTTTCCAAGCTTCGCGGCCACCTTGAGCCGGGCGTTGTCACAGGCAAACCTATTGCATACTGGGGTTCAAAAGGCCGCACAGCAGCCACAGGACTCGGTGTCTCTATCTGCATCCGCGAACTCCTCAAAGAGAAGGGCGAAAAAATCGAAGGCGCGAAGATTATCGTTCAGGGTTTCGGCAACGTCGGAACATACAACGCGCTCTTCCTCCATGAGGCAGGCGCCAAGATAGTAGGCATCAGCGATATTACCGGAGGTTACTACTGCAAGGATGGAATTGATGTTGTTGCTGCAAAGGCATTTGTTGAAGCGCATCCAAAACGTATCCTTGATGGCTACACACAGCCCGGACTTGTGAAGATGAGCGGGGAAGAGATTCTCGAGCAGGAAGCGCTTGTTCTCTCTCCATGCGCACTCGAAGGGGCCATCAACGAGAAGAACGCGGAAAAGATCAAGGCATCCTACATTGTTGAAGGAGCAAACGGACCTATAACTCCGGAAGGCGATGTAATTCTTGACAGACGCGGGATTATCATCGTTCCAGACTTCCTGGCGAACAGCGGCGGCGTCATCGGCTCATATTTTGAATGGGTACAGGATCTTGCCGGATTCTTCTGGACAGAGAAGGAATACAATGATCGTCTCGTTCCGATCATGACAGACAACTTCCACAGGGTTTGGGACTATGCACAGCAGCATAATGTGAAGATGCGCCGTGCGGCGTTCCTTGTGGCGATCAAACGCGTTGCTGACGGCCTTAAACTGAAGGGGATCTTCCTTTAA
- a CDS encoding O-acetylhomoserine aminocarboxypropyltransferase/cysteine synthase: protein MDNKNYGMMTKALHSGWKYDPATGASGLPIYMSSAFQFRSTEHAADLFNLAEDGFIYSRISNPTVCAFEEGLNSLENGAGCLATSSGQAAFAHLITAICSYGDNLVVSKKIYGGTLTLLQNVFKRFGIQTILVDSDHPCQVEQAINDETRAIITEIIGNPMMNVAPLEALASIAKRQGVPLIIDNTFATPALCRPIEWGANVVIHSTTKYISGNGNLIGGAVVDGGNFDWGAYPDKFPTLAKPDTAYHDITFTEKFGKAALYAKLHASIVRDLGGCQSPFDAYLLHLSLGTLALRMERHSKNALKVAEFLEAHPAVEWVSYPGLASHPQNDMAQIYLKEGCGGMMAFSVKGGIEAGRRLLDNLDLIGHMANLGDSRTLIIHPASTTHSQLTTEQRHAAGLSDGLIRLSVGLEDISDIIQDLTAGLDSAAGR from the coding sequence ATGGACAATAAAAATTACGGAATGATGACAAAAGCATTGCACAGTGGATGGAAGTATGATCCTGCAACAGGCGCGTCGGGGCTTCCGATATACATGTCGTCCGCATTTCAGTTCCGCAGCACAGAACATGCGGCTGATCTATTTAATTTAGCAGAGGATGGCTTTATTTACTCAAGGATCTCAAACCCCACAGTATGTGCGTTTGAGGAGGGACTGAATTCACTCGAAAACGGAGCCGGATGCCTCGCCACGTCATCCGGTCAGGCGGCATTTGCACATCTGATCACAGCCATCTGTTCTTATGGCGACAATCTGGTCGTATCGAAAAAAATCTATGGCGGGACGCTTACGCTGTTACAGAACGTTTTCAAGCGGTTCGGCATTCAGACTATACTTGTTGACAGTGACCATCCGTGTCAGGTTGAACAGGCAATAAACGACGAGACGCGCGCGATCATAACAGAAATTATCGGCAACCCGATGATGAATGTCGCGCCGCTTGAAGCCCTCGCCAGTATCGCCAAACGTCAGGGCGTGCCGCTGATAATTGACAACACATTTGCAACGCCGGCATTATGCCGCCCGATAGAGTGGGGGGCAAATGTTGTCATCCACTCTACCACGAAATACATCTCAGGCAACGGCAACCTTATAGGCGGAGCAGTGGTCGACGGGGGAAACTTTGACTGGGGCGCATATCCGGATAAATTCCCGACCCTTGCGAAACCGGATACGGCATATCACGACATAACTTTCACGGAAAAATTCGGTAAGGCCGCTCTTTATGCTAAGCTCCACGCCTCTATAGTGCGCGATCTCGGAGGATGCCAGTCGCCCTTTGACGCTTATCTGCTTCACCTCTCGCTTGGGACGCTCGCGCTTCGCATGGAGCGCCATAGCAAGAATGCACTTAAGGTCGCAGAGTTTCTTGAAGCACATCCAGCGGTCGAATGGGTCAGTTATCCCGGACTTGCGAGTCACCCTCAGAACGACATGGCACAGATCTACCTCAAAGAAGGATGCGGCGGCATGATGGCGTTTTCAGTAAAAGGAGGGATTGAGGCGGGACGCAGGCTTCTTGACAATCTCGACCTCATCGGTCATATGGCGAACCTTGGTGACTCGCGCACACTCATAATACACCCTGCCAGCACTACGCACAGCCAGCTTACAACCGAGCAGCGCCATGCGGCCGGTCTCAGTGATGGCCTTATCAGGCTCAGCGTGGGACTGGAAGACATTTCCGATATCATTCAGGACCTTACCGCAGGATTGGATTCTGCCGCAGGAAGATAA
- the ald gene encoding alanine dehydrogenase — MKIGCPKEIKNREYRVGLTPASAAAYVQSGHEVFIEKGAGSQAGFTDEEYVAAGARILESAKMVWDTAEMIVKVKEPLAAEYGLMKKSQLIFTYFHFAADLELTEACIKSGATCVAYEMVAEPWGLPLLQPMSEVAGRMSVIMGAFYLGRTFGGSGLLPMGVPGVAPANILVIGGGNVGINAAKVAAGLGARVTITDVNHRRLAYLAEVMPANCVAIYSDEVTIANVIKDADMVIGAVLLPGGAKAPKLVTRKHLKSMRPGSVFVDVAIDQGGVGETSRPTTHDDPIFIEEGVVHYCVANMPGAYARTATIALSNATVGYGVQLANKGVVKACEENAAIFKGLSIYKGKLTLPAVADALKMHHEYMETGAALKL, encoded by the coding sequence GTGAAGATAGGATGTCCAAAGGAAATCAAAAACCGGGAGTACCGCGTAGGTTTGACGCCTGCGTCGGCGGCAGCTTATGTACAGTCAGGGCATGAAGTGTTCATCGAAAAAGGTGCAGGATCGCAGGCGGGATTTACAGACGAAGAATATGTCGCCGCCGGTGCGCGTATATTGGAATCAGCTAAGATGGTATGGGATACAGCGGAGATGATCGTGAAGGTGAAAGAACCTTTAGCCGCAGAATATGGGCTGATGAAAAAATCACAGCTTATATTCACTTATTTCCATTTTGCAGCTGATCTTGAATTGACTGAAGCGTGCATTAAGTCGGGTGCGACATGTGTTGCGTATGAAATGGTGGCAGAACCATGGGGACTTCCCCTGCTTCAGCCTATGAGTGAAGTCGCGGGGCGTATGTCCGTTATAATGGGAGCGTTCTATCTGGGCAGGACATTTGGCGGAAGCGGGTTGCTGCCAATGGGTGTCCCTGGTGTCGCTCCGGCAAACATACTGGTAATTGGAGGCGGCAATGTCGGGATAAATGCAGCGAAGGTTGCGGCCGGACTTGGAGCAAGGGTTACGATAACAGACGTCAATCACCGCAGACTTGCATATCTTGCGGAGGTAATGCCTGCAAACTGCGTTGCCATATATAGCGATGAAGTGACTATAGCGAATGTAATAAAAGATGCGGATATGGTCATCGGCGCTGTGCTCCTGCCTGGCGGAGCAAAAGCCCCGAAGCTTGTCACAAGGAAACATCTCAAATCTATGAGGCCGGGATCGGTTTTTGTAGATGTAGCTATCGATCAGGGCGGAGTAGGAGAGACCTCACGTCCGACGACACATGATGATCCGATATTTATCGAAGAAGGTGTAGTGCACTATTGTGTCGCAAATATGCCCGGAGCGTATGCAAGAACCGCGACTATAGCGCTGTCCAATGCTACTGTCGGTTACGGTGTGCAACTTGCAAATAAAGGGGTAGTTAAAGCCTGCGAAGAAAACGCCGCTATTTTCAAGGGCCTTTCAATATATAAAGGCAAACTGACCCTTCCTGCCGTTGCAGATGCTTTAAAGATGCATCATGAGTATA